In Pedobacter heparinus DSM 2366, the following are encoded in one genomic region:
- a CDS encoding SusC/RagA family TonB-linked outer membrane protein, which produces MKKKTFIFLSMLCCLFVATKVTGQNAGLLISGKVSSGTDKETLPGVSIKLKGTTMGTSTDVNGKYFIKLPSGDGVLIFSYIGHRTKEIAVNGQARLDVVLEPDVSTMDEVLIVGYTQQSRSKTTAAISKLSPDELKNTANPNPVQALQGKIAGVSVPVTTGQPGVGATNIIIRGGTKPNAYGSGLGNNNGSSTGASDANSPLVVVDGVFRSMNDVNPDNIESMQVMKDAASTAIYGARGANGVIVIKTKSGNANGKMSISLNHRTTWETQARDYDYLNAEEYLRLARTTVKNTADALDKNNLLNNGGFSAGTKVYTAKGQYGKNINLTALYDNIVSVEGQAYVDNLLSKGWKVMDDPINPGTRLLYADNNYQDMLWNTGLSNNENLGISGGSEKSDYNLSMSYTNQAGVFVGTKYKRYDALGNFGFKAADNFRLDVMLNYQNVMPNYVDAYQNDLVRAVRITPLIRTFKDDGNPMPGELYTVRNRFHTLKYDDTRTSTERLVSRVAGDLTIIKGLHFKPSFSYLIDDYKELFMRKGTPADEIQPATQRQKTDYTRNSRQLMIDQVLQYDFSLQNAHNFMVLAGVNYTRNTNHIASLGSQRGSNDYIYTIDEPSTTIVNGVVVTNVTNFGTSIGETRSASAFGQFNYDYKAKYLLTGSLRYDGFSNFTPENKYAFFPSVSVGWNIHKEEFWNLKAVNALKLRASWGTAGLSDLSITDTYGGYTTSSYALGSGILRANLANPNLKWESTATTDLAFDASFFNSRINLTVDYYNKLTKDRLDSKPLPSESPFASITFNNGELRNRGVEIELGAAIVKTRDFNWNTNLSFSYNQQLITKLPANGRLKNRQGGDLVFDPASNALVERGGFAEGERPFPIYAYRVTGVFATDAEAAAWNAKVKDNLASPQGIAVGKRGGDFIFDDVNGDGVIDTKDQVFMGYRNPNKMGGMQNTFKYKNLSLRFTMDYALGHLISNGALARSLGQGRAFNEGAPAIAIGPDIWQNQGDTDKKYARFSFADFDFGQRNYLRNGTLGNNNGYNSDVSAMFSKGDFLAFREISIAYDIPKKILNKIRASGLNIFATIYNLGYLTAYEGLNPEVYTGFDPGGYPRPRQFLLGATLKF; this is translated from the coding sequence ATGAAGAAAAAGACCTTTATTTTTCTGTCCATGCTGTGCTGTCTTTTTGTTGCGACAAAGGTTACAGGCCAAAACGCTGGCCTGCTGATCTCGGGAAAGGTAAGCTCCGGAACGGACAAAGAAACACTACCGGGTGTGAGTATAAAGCTGAAGGGAACTACCATGGGTACTTCTACTGATGTAAACGGCAAATATTTCATCAAACTGCCATCCGGTGATGGCGTACTGATATTTTCTTATATCGGCCACAGAACAAAAGAAATAGCTGTAAATGGCCAGGCCAGGCTTGACGTGGTACTGGAACCGGATGTGAGTACAATGGATGAGGTTTTAATTGTGGGTTATACACAACAGTCGAGGAGCAAGACCACTGCAGCCATTTCCAAACTCTCGCCGGATGAACTTAAAAATACGGCAAACCCTAATCCTGTCCAGGCTTTACAGGGCAAAATTGCAGGTGTTTCAGTACCGGTTACCACCGGGCAGCCGGGTGTTGGGGCTACGAACATCATCATCAGGGGCGGTACCAAGCCCAATGCTTACGGATCCGGACTGGGCAACAATAACGGCAGCTCTACAGGTGCTTCTGACGCCAATAGTCCGTTAGTAGTAGTAGACGGGGTATTCAGATCAATGAATGATGTGAACCCCGATAATATAGAATCCATGCAGGTAATGAAAGATGCCGCATCTACGGCTATTTATGGGGCCAGGGGTGCAAACGGTGTCATCGTTATTAAAACAAAAAGTGGAAATGCCAATGGTAAGATGAGCATTTCGCTTAACCACCGTACCACCTGGGAAACACAGGCCCGTGATTATGACTACCTGAACGCAGAAGAATACCTTCGGCTGGCACGTACCACGGTCAAAAATACAGCCGATGCACTGGACAAAAATAATCTGCTCAACAATGGTGGTTTTTCGGCCGGAACAAAGGTTTACACCGCCAAAGGACAGTATGGAAAGAACATCAACCTGACTGCCTTATATGACAACATTGTCTCGGTTGAAGGACAGGCGTATGTAGACAACCTATTGTCTAAAGGCTGGAAAGTAATGGACGATCCCATCAATCCGGGTACAAGGTTATTGTATGCCGATAACAACTACCAGGACATGCTATGGAATACGGGTTTGAGCAACAATGAAAATCTGGGTATTAGTGGGGGGAGTGAAAAATCTGACTATAATTTATCGATGAGCTATACCAATCAGGCAGGGGTATTTGTAGGCACCAAATATAAACGCTATGATGCCCTTGGAAATTTCGGTTTTAAAGCAGCAGATAATTTCAGGCTGGATGTGATGCTCAATTATCAGAACGTGATGCCCAATTATGTTGATGCCTATCAGAATGATCTGGTAAGGGCAGTAAGGATAACTCCATTGATCCGTACTTTTAAAGATGACGGCAACCCTATGCCCGGTGAATTGTATACCGTTCGTAACCGCTTTCACACTTTAAAATATGACGATACGCGAACCTCAACCGAACGGCTGGTATCGAGGGTTGCGGGCGACCTGACCATTATAAAAGGGTTGCATTTTAAACCGTCATTTTCTTATCTGATAGATGATTACAAGGAACTGTTTATGAGAAAAGGTACTCCTGCCGATGAGATACAGCCTGCTACCCAACGTCAGAAAACGGATTATACAAGAAACTCCAGACAACTGATGATCGATCAGGTATTACAGTATGATTTCAGTTTGCAAAATGCGCATAATTTTATGGTGCTGGCAGGTGTTAACTATACCAGAAATACCAATCATATTGCCAGTCTTGGTTCTCAAAGAGGTTCCAATGATTATATCTATACCATAGACGAACCCTCTACAACCATTGTTAATGGCGTAGTAGTTACCAATGTGACCAATTTTGGTACTTCGATAGGCGAAACAAGGTCTGCCAGTGCATTCGGACAATTCAATTACGATTATAAAGCTAAATATTTACTGACCGGCTCTTTAAGGTATGATGGTTTTTCTAACTTCACCCCGGAAAATAAATATGCCTTTTTTCCTTCTGTTTCTGTAGGATGGAACATTCATAAAGAAGAGTTCTGGAATTTAAAGGCAGTAAATGCCTTAAAACTAAGGGCCAGCTGGGGTACTGCAGGACTTAGCGACCTGAGTATCACGGATACTTATGGCGGATATACTACATCAAGCTATGCCTTAGGTTCTGGTATCTTAAGAGCCAATCTGGCCAATCCCAACCTGAAATGGGAATCCACTGCAACAACAGACCTGGCTTTTGACGCTTCTTTCTTTAACAGCCGCATTAACCTGACAGTAGATTATTATAATAAACTGACCAAAGACAGGCTAGACTCTAAACCATTACCTTCTGAATCTCCTTTTGCCTCTATTACATTTAACAATGGTGAACTACGGAACCGTGGTGTTGAGATAGAACTGGGCGCTGCAATTGTTAAAACCAGGGATTTTAACTGGAATACCAATTTATCCTTTTCTTACAACCAGCAGTTGATCACCAAACTACCCGCAAACGGCCGTTTGAAGAACAGACAGGGAGGAGACCTGGTGTTCGATCCGGCATCAAATGCATTGGTAGAGAGGGGTGGTTTTGCAGAGGGGGAAAGACCCTTTCCGATTTATGCTTACCGGGTAACAGGGGTTTTTGCCACTGATGCTGAGGCTGCAGCCTGGAATGCCAAAGTGAAAGACAACCTGGCTTCACCGCAAGGTATAGCTGTAGGAAAACGTGGTGGAGATTTCATTTTTGATGATGTAAACGGCGATGGTGTAATCGACACCAAAGACCAGGTATTTATGGGCTACAGAAACCCCAATAAAATGGGTGGGATGCAAAATACATTTAAGTACAAAAACCTGAGCCTCAGGTTTACCATGGATTATGCATTGGGACATCTGATCAGTAATGGTGCCCTGGCACGCTCACTGGGACAGGGAAGGGCTTTTAATGAAGGAGCTCCTGCTATTGCAATCGGCCCCGATATCTGGCAGAACCAGGGCGACACAGATAAAAAATACGCACGTTTTTCTTTTGCAGACTTCGATTTTGGACAACGCAATTATCTGCGCAACGGAACACTTGGAAATAACAACGGTTACAATTCCGATGTATCGGCCATGTTTTCAAAGGGCGACTTTCTCGCTTTCAGGGAAATTTCAATTGCTTATGATATCCCTAAAAAAATACTCAATAAAATACGCGCATCCGGCTTAAATATTTTTGCAACGATATATAATTTGGGTTATTTAACCGCTTATGAAGGCTTAAACCCTGAAGTATATACAGGTTTTGATCCGGGTGGGTATCCAAGACCAAGACAATTTTTATTGGGTGCCACATTAAAGTTCTGA
- a CDS encoding sialidase family protein translates to MITGCAKSPEALSSFENQNIRKEEQVTVAALAAPVYSSIVLFNGGNESIYHSFRIPSIIKTNNGTLVAFAEGRRWSPSDYGDINIVFKRSTNNGSTWSALGEVVGSGAGTWGNPTAVYDAGQGTNGRIWLFMEWNDQYKMQWSDFQAWGDRRIHTSYSDDHGATWSVPVDRTATLTPPGYKWDCVGPGIGIQTNYNTPGRLVVPALGRNIYSDNHGATWQYQLIPGGTDESTIVELMDGTLMRNDRPGTTEWNASKTRRKSVGSIGAGFPAFTTVAALPDPKCEGSVLRYNTDLPNRRIIFLNPNGTGQRCNMTARISYDDGLTWPKSRALYSAANCNYQTTTVVHGGYSSMVKTADYCVGALIEYNENVSDSESNKSIEFNKFNLAWILNGSTEP, encoded by the coding sequence ATGATAACGGGCTGTGCTAAAAGTCCGGAAGCCTTGTCTTCTTTTGAAAATCAAAATATCAGAAAAGAAGAACAGGTAACTGTTGCCGCCCTGGCAGCCCCGGTATATTCCAGCATAGTACTATTTAACGGCGGCAATGAAAGTATCTACCATTCTTTCCGCATTCCATCTATTATCAAGACCAATAACGGTACGCTCGTAGCCTTTGCAGAGGGTAGAAGATGGAGCCCCAGCGACTACGGTGACATTAATATTGTCTTTAAAAGGTCTACAAATAATGGCAGCACCTGGTCGGCACTGGGTGAAGTTGTGGGAAGTGGGGCTGGTACCTGGGGTAATCCTACAGCTGTTTACGATGCGGGGCAGGGTACAAATGGCCGTATATGGTTGTTTATGGAATGGAATGACCAATATAAAATGCAATGGTCGGATTTCCAGGCCTGGGGAGACCGCAGGATACATACTTCATATAGTGACGATCATGGGGCTACCTGGTCTGTACCGGTAGACCGGACAGCAACACTTACACCTCCCGGCTATAAATGGGACTGTGTGGGTCCTGGTATTGGCATACAAACCAATTACAATACCCCGGGCCGGCTGGTAGTTCCGGCATTGGGCAGAAATATTTACAGCGATAACCATGGTGCTACCTGGCAATATCAGCTCATTCCCGGAGGCACCGATGAAAGTACAATAGTAGAACTGATGGACGGGACTTTGATGCGCAACGACAGGCCGGGTACTACAGAATGGAATGCGTCCAAAACAAGAAGAAAATCTGTAGGCTCAATCGGTGCTGGATTTCCGGCATTTACAACAGTTGCAGCCTTGCCCGACCCCAAGTGTGAAGGTTCTGTTTTACGCTATAATACCGATTTGCCGAATAGAAGAATCATATTTCTTAATCCCAATGGTACAGGTCAACGCTGCAACATGACAGCCAGGATCAGCTATGATGACGGACTTACCTGGCCAAAGAGCAGGGCGCTTTACAGTGCCGCCAATTGTAATTACCAAACTACAACGGTGGTACATGGTGGATATTCCAGCATGGTAAAAACCGCAGATTATTGCGTGGGTGCTTTAATTGAATACAATGAGAATGTAAGTGACAGTGAAAGTAATAAATCCATAGAATTCAACAAGTTCAATCTGGCCTGGATATTAAACGGCAGTACAGAACCATAA
- a CDS encoding dihydrodipicolinate synthase family protein, producing MTPLKATEIYGNWATLLLPLNIDDSINYSQLEEEIDTLIAFKVDGIYSNGTAGEFYNQTEEEFDLINALLAKKCNAAGMPFQIGASHMSPEISLQRVQRARSLKPSAIQVILPDWFVPTIEEIIVFLKVMAKAADPIGLILYNPPHAKKKLSPADFLDILQAGVPLAGCKVAGGDVQWYQDMQELPVPFSVFIPGHHLATGISRGAHGAYSNVACLNPAFAQKWYNDIHIGDKTAFELETRIQRFMNECIVPYITDQGYANQAVDKFMAAVGGWTPISPRLRWPYRWIPEEDVPAIRKKCKEILPEVFN from the coding sequence ATGACCCCACTTAAGGCAACAGAAATATACGGCAACTGGGCGACATTATTATTGCCCCTTAATATTGATGACAGCATCAATTACAGCCAGCTGGAAGAAGAAATAGATACGCTGATCGCTTTTAAGGTAGATGGTATTTACTCCAACGGAACAGCCGGTGAATTTTATAACCAGACTGAAGAGGAGTTTGATCTGATCAATGCGCTCCTTGCAAAAAAGTGCAATGCGGCAGGTATGCCTTTCCAGATCGGGGCTTCCCACATGAGCCCCGAAATATCCCTGCAACGGGTACAGCGTGCCAGATCATTGAAACCCTCGGCCATCCAGGTGATCCTGCCTGACTGGTTTGTACCTACCATTGAAGAAATCATCGTATTTCTGAAGGTGATGGCCAAAGCAGCTGATCCAATAGGCTTAATCCTGTACAATCCCCCACATGCAAAAAAGAAGCTTTCACCTGCAGATTTTTTAGATATTCTGCAAGCAGGAGTTCCCCTTGCAGGATGCAAAGTTGCAGGAGGTGATGTGCAATGGTACCAGGACATGCAAGAGCTACCAGTACCATTTTCGGTTTTTATTCCCGGACACCATTTGGCAACAGGCATTTCAAGGGGCGCACATGGAGCCTATTCCAATGTAGCCTGTTTAAACCCCGCCTTTGCGCAAAAATGGTATAACGATATACACATTGGGGATAAAACAGCATTTGAACTCGAGACCAGAATTCAACGGTTTATGAACGAATGTATAGTCCCCTACATTACAGATCAGGGTTATGCCAACCAGGCGGTAGATAAATTTATGGCAGCAGTGGGCGGCTGGACACCTATAAGTCCGCGGCTGCGCTGGCCTTACCGCTGGATACCGGAGGAAGATGTGCCCGCTATCAGAAAAAAATGCAAAGAGATCCTGCCCGAAGTTTTCAATTAA
- a CDS encoding RagB/SusD family nutrient uptake outer membrane protein, producing the protein MKKTAITIISAIFLSALSPACKKILEVTPQSSITDAVFFKNENDFEPYVTGIYTSMRTFSNDIVYGTERSEELVAALNSRFGVAWTQIITPTSGAINYNNWYKAIGNCNLLLAKIEAFPFAANPDLKKRILAETYCLRAYFYFHLTRIIGDAPIMLDAVVDENVPLLSRAKASDVMKQIQSDLDLAIQNFTSIGGFSKGVYPSKYRFAYGSAMALKADAYLWSAKVLGGTDPDFNSAIAAITEVEASGLILNQDYKNVTGIRAAGNTEVALAAYFQRDEISNNYGLNALPYLAGVQGALNLSQIPYAQTTVNGQGAYQISPKSRALFTNVADKRIPYTWITEIQASGPKISWITKYPGNVYPDSRVSDNDIIIYRLSDIFLMKAEAYAALNNIPKALEYLNKVRFRAGTGDYTASVLKTDVEKEILDERGRELFFENKRWYDLVRFHKGGTINVYTYVPNLAGKTTPLFWPLNTTVFANNPNIKQTEGYIQ; encoded by the coding sequence ATGAAAAAGACAGCAATAACCATCATATCAGCTATTTTTTTATCTGCTTTAAGTCCGGCTTGTAAAAAAATACTGGAAGTAACCCCTCAATCCAGCATTACTGATGCCGTTTTCTTTAAAAATGAAAACGATTTTGAGCCTTATGTTACCGGTATATATACCTCGATGCGTACATTTTCCAACGATATTGTATATGGTACAGAAAGGAGTGAAGAGCTTGTAGCCGCCTTAAATTCCAGGTTCGGGGTAGCCTGGACACAGATCATTACACCCACCTCTGGGGCAATTAATTACAACAACTGGTACAAGGCCATTGGAAACTGCAATTTATTGCTGGCCAAAATTGAGGCCTTTCCTTTTGCAGCTAATCCTGACCTTAAAAAAAGGATACTGGCAGAAACCTATTGCCTTCGGGCCTATTTCTACTTCCATTTAACCAGAATCATTGGCGATGCCCCCATTATGCTGGATGCGGTAGTAGACGAAAATGTCCCCTTGCTATCCAGGGCAAAAGCCAGCGATGTAATGAAGCAGATCCAGTCAGACCTTGACCTGGCCATCCAGAATTTTACCAGTATCGGAGGTTTTTCTAAAGGTGTTTATCCATCAAAGTACCGCTTTGCTTACGGATCGGCTATGGCCCTGAAAGCTGATGCCTATCTTTGGAGCGCAAAAGTACTGGGTGGTACCGATCCGGATTTTAACAGTGCCATAGCAGCCATAACTGAAGTAGAAGCTTCCGGTTTAATCCTGAACCAGGACTATAAAAACGTAACTGGCATCAGAGCAGCAGGCAACACAGAAGTGGCCCTGGCCGCTTATTTTCAGAGGGATGAGATTTCCAATAATTACGGACTTAACGCATTGCCTTATTTAGCTGGTGTACAGGGCGCATTAAACCTAAGCCAGATACCTTATGCACAAACTACCGTAAACGGACAAGGCGCTTACCAGATCAGCCCCAAATCCAGGGCCTTATTTACCAATGTGGCCGACAAACGGATTCCTTATACCTGGATCACTGAAATTCAGGCCTCTGGACCAAAGATCTCCTGGATCACAAAATATCCTGGTAACGTGTATCCGGACAGCCGTGTTTCAGATAATGACATCATCATTTACAGGTTATCTGATATTTTTCTGATGAAAGCAGAAGCTTATGCAGCGTTGAACAATATTCCGAAAGCATTGGAATACCTGAATAAGGTAAGGTTCAGGGCGGGTACTGGCGACTATACCGCTTCTGTTTTGAAGACTGATGTAGAAAAGGAAATTCTTGATGAACGCGGCAGGGAGCTGTTTTTTGAAAATAAACGCTGGTATGATTTGGTCCGGTTCCATAAAGGCGGTACCATCAATGTATATACCTATGTGCCCAATCTGGCTGGAAAAACCACACCACTGTTCTGGCCATTAAATACCACAGTATTCGCAAATAACCCAAACATCAAACAAACAGAAGGCTACATTCAATAA
- a CDS encoding FadR/GntR family transcriptional regulator — protein MAINNLSKDLAPITSNTMADIVEVRLREYLKKKSFRPGDALPKELELAEALDVSRNVLREALSRLRMLGMIETKKKRGMILARPDILGTFERVLDPLIIDTETLQDIFELRLVLEIGLADLIYIRKTDKDIAELESIAKKEVNHDNSFRIKNEIAFHGKLYEMSGNDTLKRFQIMLLPIFDYVVTLEKKPTMGKVNHLDLVQILKTGTKDDFKKGMEAHLKPHFDRLK, from the coding sequence ATGGCAATAAATAACTTAAGTAAAGACCTGGCTCCAATTACCTCAAATACGATGGCTGATATTGTTGAGGTCAGGCTAAGAGAATACCTGAAAAAGAAATCTTTTCGTCCTGGTGATGCCTTGCCCAAAGAACTGGAATTAGCTGAGGCCCTGGATGTAAGCAGAAATGTGCTTCGTGAAGCATTGAGCAGGTTGAGGATGCTGGGCATGATAGAGACCAAGAAAAAGCGGGGGATGATACTGGCAAGGCCAGATATACTGGGTACCTTTGAACGTGTACTGGATCCGCTGATTATTGATACAGAGACCTTACAGGATATTTTTGAACTGAGACTGGTTTTGGAAATCGGGCTGGCAGATCTGATCTATATCAGAAAAACAGATAAAGATATTGCAGAATTGGAAAGCATTGCAAAGAAAGAGGTAAACCATGATAATTCTTTCCGGATTAAGAATGAGATTGCTTTTCATGGAAAGCTTTATGAAATGTCGGGCAATGACACGCTTAAAAGGTTCCAGATCATGCTGCTTCCGATTTTTGATTATGTAGTTACACTTGAAAAGAAACCTACGATGGGAAAAGTAAACCATCTTGACCTGGTACAGATTTTAAAAACAGGAACAAAAGATGATTTCAAAAAAGGAATGGAAGCACATCTTAAACCTCACTTTGACAGGCTGAAATAA
- a CDS encoding sialidase family protein gives MTFITTGCKTTKQNISRSGLDSTLVFTPDKTYTSMRIPALVITQKGTLLAFCEGRIGTASDWADMDLLMRRSTNGGKTWEPHVIIAAKKTGEPTSNATPIVDKDGTIHLLYQRDYARAYYTFSKDDGKTWSKAADITYAFDAFKPEYDWKVLAPGPGHSIQLKNGRLLVPVWLSNPAKMLPRRSHAPSCIATIYSDDLGHTWKRGAIIADNNPDFKNPSETMAIQLKDGRVMVNIRNVTEKHRRGLSYSKDGISGWSKPVFDEELFEPVCMATITRLPEKLGGGMLFINPDSRDIPKYPRKNLTARISNDEGQSWPVKKVIDTGTSGYSDVAVGADGTIYCLYETNSNPGRNFNYSLVLKRFSLNWLTGTSKK, from the coding sequence TTGACATTTATAACAACAGGATGCAAAACAACAAAACAGAACATTTCAAGGTCAGGATTAGACAGTACCTTGGTTTTTACACCCGATAAAACTTATACTTCTATGCGGATACCGGCTTTGGTGATTACCCAAAAAGGCACTTTACTGGCATTTTGTGAAGGCAGGATAGGAACAGCAAGCGACTGGGCAGATATGGATCTGCTGATGCGCAGGAGTACAAATGGTGGAAAAACCTGGGAACCCCATGTCATTATTGCCGCAAAAAAAACCGGAGAACCTACAAGTAATGCCACTCCAATAGTAGATAAAGATGGAACCATCCATTTGCTATACCAGCGGGATTATGCGAGGGCCTACTATACCTTTTCAAAAGATGACGGAAAAACATGGAGCAAGGCTGCAGACATTACCTATGCCTTTGATGCTTTTAAACCGGAGTATGACTGGAAAGTACTTGCACCAGGACCAGGACATAGTATCCAGTTAAAAAATGGCCGTTTGCTGGTTCCTGTATGGTTAAGTAATCCGGCTAAAATGCTGCCCAGAAGAAGTCACGCGCCATCTTGTATTGCTACCATTTATAGTGACGACCTGGGCCACACCTGGAAAAGGGGAGCAATTATAGCAGACAACAATCCCGATTTTAAGAACCCCAGCGAAACTATGGCCATCCAACTTAAAGATGGACGTGTGATGGTCAATATCAGAAACGTAACAGAAAAGCACCGCAGGGGCCTTAGCTATAGTAAAGACGGGATCAGCGGGTGGAGCAAACCTGTTTTCGACGAAGAATTGTTTGAACCTGTATGCATGGCTACCATTACGCGCCTGCCGGAAAAGCTGGGAGGGGGAATGCTGTTTATCAATCCCGACAGCAGGGACATTCCTAAATATCCGCGCAAAAACCTCACTGCCAGGATCAGCAATGATGAAGGGCAAAGCTGGCCGGTTAAAAAAGTAATCGATACAGGAACCTCAGGCTATTCTGATGTAGCTGTTGGAGCAGACGGAACCATATATTGTTTATACGAGACCAACTCAAACCCCGGCAGAAATTTTAATTACAGCCTGGTTTTGAAACGTTTCAGTTTAAACTGGCTAACCGGCACATCTAAGAAATAA